GCATTCTCTAGTTATTCGCTTCTCTTTTGAACAAGAGGATTACAGTATCTTTGTAACAGGGAAAAGTGGAAAGTTTTCCTTTTATTGTAGAAATGTAAGGATAAAATGAACCTGTACTAGAGTATTTACCGGCGGAAATGTTGCAGAGGAGTTTACTTAAAAGCTTTTTGGGCTGATCTTGAGGATTGGTGATTACTCAGTAATTACGAAATGAACTCTTTTACTTAAAAGCCAAGATGGTGCATAGTTAGAAGATCAAATTACTACCTCAATAGATCAGGAGATCGTAACAATAGGTTAGTTTGAAATAATGAAGATAACATGAAAAAGTAGAGTAGAAATAGGCAGTCTTCATGAAGACTAAAGTGGATAGTCGTAAGAGAAACTGAATCTGGTTGTTCACATCTTGATGTTTTTGTCTCATGTTCGTCTTAATTGGCCTACTGTATGATGTCTGAAAGCTTAGAGTCGACCAGTCGAATAAGTCCAATCCTATTAGGCATCTTTTTTGACGAAGAAAGTAGAGATagtaaattaagtaatttaaaACTAGCTGAACTAAGCTAAAAATACAACAAGCAGACCTAATTAAGTCTCAGCTACTGTAACATAGATAGTACTGTGCTATAGCAAGCGCAACTACAATATTGATGCAACAGATAATGAACCAACTTACTGTAGCATCAGTAGAACCATTAACATGATCAATAATTAACAGTTTGAACATAATTCTTTGAAGTCTTAACTCTTCATTCATATGCTTCTGCTTTGTGGATGTCATCTTTGAGATCTCATGGATCATCTCTATTGTGAGACCTTCATCTGGTAATTTTTAGGGGTACACCGGTGGAGACCAGTTTGATCCATTCTATTATGGTTGGTTGTTATGCTTTTTTCCGTTGATGAAGGACCTAGAAGGTTTtaatcatttatctagtgaggTTTATCAATGAGTTCATGAAGCTTCTGACGATGTATATTCCAAGAATAATTTAGACACAGATGAGTACCAACCATAGTTCATGCTTTTCTGAACCGTAAGTTGACTTAGCATTGGATATTAGAAGATTGCAATCTTCTCCACCTGTGTATTTTGCCTTTAGGAGCCTTGACTACTGAAGAATTTGGTCACTCATCCTGTCTTCAACTACTGATGAAGAATTTGGTCACTCATCCTGTCTTTAACTACTGGCATGTTTGGCAGATATATCTTCTCATTTAGTGGGTTGCCATGGGTTTGAACAATCCTGTTGCAACTTCTGGCAATATATTTTTGTGCTGTAAGCCCTAGCCGCTCTTAAGAATATAAGGAGCTATGTAACTTTAGATATTGATTTCTTATCAGATGGACTTGGTGGACAGTTACAAGCAATTCACAATTGAAGATGAAAAATATGCATGACCTAGGAATCTAGAAAGGGTCTCCTAGTAAGCATTGGCTAATGAcaacaattaaaaaaagaaaaaacgttTTGCCTGGTGTAGAGATCTCCTTTTAGATCCTCAACTTAAAAGAAATTTACCTTGGATTTCACTTGCCGCATTGATTCACAGCAAGATGGCAAATGGGTAAGTTCATTCGATACATACTGACAAATAAAGgcgagaaaaatgaaatcaaattgCTAGCTACGATGCTTTGATACGAAATGCTCTGAACCTTATTTTAAAGGGGTTCACACTATGTGGTTTGATAATAATGGGCAAAGAATATTGTTTGGCATCGAGTAGCAGTTTGTTTGTCCTATCTTCTGTTGCAGACAATAGTCGTCGACAAGTTAACAGTGGATGATTCTATAGAAATTcaataatcaatataaattcAGTGAATGAAGATATTCTAAAAACCTAGTGTGTATTACATGTGTATTTTATAACATATTGAATAGCTAAAAAATACGACGCCCGTTGCTGCACATGGGCCTAACTAAGATAAGAAAACATAGTTAATTTGCTCATTATTTTTTGCTAGTGCTCATGAAAGATTTGGCAGAACTGCAGTAGGAGATAGTAGAGAGGAATGAGTGCTAGCTTGTTTCTTTGTCAGAGACTCAGAATGGTCTTCTAGACCCCATATAAGCATGATcatgttgtattattattagccatggtaaaaaaaaaaaaaaaattctgatttGATCTTTCAATCTACTATAATCAAACAAAACTGTTGCAGAGCTGAAAGTTTCTTCTAGCGGGCCATTCCTTTAAACATTCGTTCTTTCCTTGTGTTGCAGCTATACACAAGGGATTCATCAAAATCGTGGCGTCAAGCGGGATCAGATGGAGGCAGTCAGCTGGTCCTAAAAGAGCCCTCTGCCAACGTAGTCCTAATGGATTACATTAGTACGAAAAAATGGCAAGAAATAGTTGATTTTGACGACCATCTTGATGATATCAGCAAGTAAGATCGCACTTTTCAGTAACACCCTCCTTAAATATTGCCTACCAATTCTCAAAACCAATGTCTTTAACAATGGATCatgtgcttttctttttttttgatttttctcgCTTTGCAGGGATTGGTTGAACCCCGATATCTTCAAGTAAAGCTCTTTGCGGTGATGGTTTCTGTAAGCTGCTTCTCTTTATTATCTGGCTCTTTGGAACGCAATTTATTATCATGTTTAGACACAAAATTATTAATCTGTGTCCTCGAATGAACGAACGGAGGACGAAGTAAGGTCCTGAACACAGGTAGTGAGAGTTTCTTCGTGTCAGGGTGATTGAACCAAGGACCCATAGCTGTTGCTTTCTATATcaattttgcttttgtttagCTTGAATTTCGGCCCCTCCAAAATGGATGATTGACCATTCTGCCTAGTAGACCTGAGTTTgtgtttcctctctctctctctctctctctctctctctctctctgtgtgtttTGATTTGCTAAAGAAAAGGACTTGTACGACTCTTCATTGTCTGATCAGGGAGAAGAAGAATTGGGCGAGCGGCGAGCCCCGCAGGACGTTGGCCAGGTACTGCATGAATGCTAGCCAATTCAATAAGTCATTACTCATTAGATGTAAGTACAAAAGCATCGGCCGCGTTTCTGTCAAAATGCATCAATTATAAGCGTTTTGAAAAGGACCCTcgactatttttattttggctgtgaccctctcaatttttttttttttcaatttagacTTTTTATTCTCTGTGAAATGTTCTATTAGATTAATTGGTCTATTCGCTGTTAGCCAGTAATATTTGATGAATTCaccaatatattttaataaaattcccAATTTAAGTGGTTAAAATCActagattcaaaatttcaaaattaataagatgatgagcCAAAAACTAGGAAGTTAGAGAGGGCTATTGGAGAATGGTCTTGTAGTTAAGAAACTCTCCACtgcatttacaaaatttaatccATTTACAGCATGCTCTGTAGCATGTCTGTAATTCGTGGCCCAAATCACCAACCTGctatgtttaaatttaattattattattaaaacttTTTACCCTAAAAGAGTCTCATTCACAATTTTTTACCCATCCGAAGAACTGAGGCTCCTGAAGAGTCATAGGCTCCAGAATGGCTACCAAGTGAGAATGATACTGAAACAGTCTcagcagcaacaacaaaagGAAAGATCGCCAAACACCATCAATGTTTCATTTCAGCAAAATACTTTCGTTCTGCTCTGTACACATGCAATTAACGACGAGCACACCAAATGATCTTTTGGCACATGTTCATGGTATAAATAGTGCTAAGCATAGTTTCTTAAAATTGCCTTAATCTTATATGCAAGAGTAGGTGCAGAAAAACCAAAAGATCACAACCAATCCCTACACAAATAGTTCGCTCAGGTAATTATAATAAGCTCATCAGCCAAGCAAAAGGAGGGTAAGATATATTAAATTGTAACAAAATATGACCAGGACGAGTAAAAATACACTCAGTGAAAAACAAGGACCAGAGTAATTCACCCAGAAaaggataaatatttttcatgtgaCGGAGACTCTACAAACTTCATCATACCGACCCATAAATAAGCAAACCCTTTTACAGCTAAGAATCATTAgtcttatcttctttttttctctttttcttttcatggTTTTTGCTCTCATAAGAAGACATCTCGCAAGGTGGCTTCAAAAATAATGCTTAGAACAATAGATTGCGCCGCAATCTCATTTAAGTTCGGTGGCCTCTTATAAAACAGAAAAATCTCTCTTCCTGCCcacaaaaatatgaaaataatcaGCATGacaaaaagattttaaaaaaaaaaaaaaatcaaggacTGAGTAATCATATAAATACGCTCTCATAAGCCGCAGAAACTAAGTATAAGAAAGGCAAGGCTTCTCTTACCATCTAGTCCAAAATTGATTACGCAGCGAATGCTGAGCTCCCTGCAGGTGGAAGTGCAACAACCTTCCCCACTGCTACAGTTTTACCTGTAAAAGCATCAAATTGTATCATTAAATGGATTAAACAAAAAAGGGTAGCCAAAAAGGCAATAATTGGTAGTTGAGAATCATCTACTACCTTCAGTTCGAAGAGTAAATCTCCCAAGCTGAGGAAAATCAGAGAAGTTCTCGATGCATATCAAGTTATTCACCTAAAAGTGCAGATTTAAATATCCATCTGTTACTAATAAAAAGTTGAATACTTGCTCACATTACATGAAAATGAAATAACACAATTACCTGAATGCGACAAACAACAACAGCACCATTCTTCACAAAAAGAGGCTTTCTCTTTGGCTTCTTTTTCTTGGGAtctgcatctttctttttcttcatgtCGATTTCTTCTATAAGTTCCACAATCTCACACTCTTCGACTATGGAGTGGATATGAAGCACTGCCTTGTAACCAGCAGTGAAAATTGCCTAGCGAATCAAGAGGGAAATCAACATAACTAGCCAATCTTAAACAGATAATCTTAGGCTTCATTTGGTATTGTTgccttttttgttgttttctgaAGTACATTCTATATGATTAGAACTGCTGGTGGATGAACTTCTCTGTTCTTGTAATCGTGATTAGCTTGTGATGCATTCTTGCCAGGATGCTAAACAGCATCCTCTTCACAAAAAagaattggaaaagaaaaatactacCAAGTTCTGTTTTATGTTGCCAAACAAAGCCCTTAAGATGTATGGACTGTTTAAGCAAAATTCGCCATCCACCTTCCCACTCCATCGCATGGAATTTGTGTTTTAAAAGGCAAATATTGAGCAACATTCCAGACAAGGCCATTTTCCATTTCAATTTGACAGTCACGCAGTCTAGAACTTCGATACTATTAATTAGACAGCCACCTTCTAAAACTGTTTATGATtggaaaaggggaaaaaaaataaaataaaaaaaaaccttcataGGGAGCAATTGCATTTTAATAACAGATCGTGAAAGGCAATTGCAAGATTTTGGAAAATAACATGAAAAAGATATTAACACACAGctaaagtttttcttttctatcaGGTTAATTTTTTGACAGGTCCACGACCAAATACAATCTTCTTTCATCTTTCTGTTTGTCTTTGCCTCGTAATTCAAGAAAACAAAATACTTACGTTGTCAAGCAACTCCAAAATTTGCAGCTGAGCATGAAATTCGAAAACAGCACCAACCGGATTTGCTGCATGAAGAAAACCAATTTGTCAAACAATATATTCACGTAAatataaagagaagaaaaatgaaagcaTATAGGCCACGTGAATAGAAAACCACAATAGCATTATATGACATGATGAAACTGATGCACTTAATGAAGATTTGAGAGGTCGCAGGGGTCTAAATTTTGGAACAATAAGGAATGTTCGATGTTTTACCTTGCATAGTAGTAAACATAAAAAAGCTATTTCAAGAAAATGACATAAAAGCACACAGGTTTATCACAAGAAAGCAGTACTTACTGACACTTGAAAGGACAAAACCAGACAATATATCCTCTTCCTCGACCCCTGCCAATTTCACTCTCACATTTTCAGCAGGCCCAGCACGCCTCACTTTATTTTCATCGCAATATACGGCGAGCACTTTTACATTAGCCTGTTATAGAACAAGTTTAGTTTGTCTCACATATCCCAAAAGGATAATAGTTAACCATAAAGAGAATGGATCAACAGGAATAGATCGTACTTTGTTAGGCATGACCAACAAGCTATCACCCTCACGAATCGTTCCAGACTCAATTTTTCCCATCACAACTGTTCCCATGTCCTTGTACTTGTCAATTATCGGCATCCTGCATTCATAAACAGTTGATAATTCAACTGGAGTTGGAAAAAGCTTTCGAGTCAAGGTTTGCAAACAACTAGAAAGTACGAGTTAAATAAGATCATGAACATACAAGAACTAATATTTGGGACTTCGATATGTATATCCCATAGAATAATCTATGCACAAATATACCCCAATGAATTCTGAACAATCATATACACCCCTCCAGAAACCAGATTCTTATAAGAGAACGCCAAAATTAGTGAATTCATGGGGAAAGTTGGTTtcgaattaaaaaataaatttagagaggGAAATTTCTGTAATTACAATGATGTATAGGTAAGAAACTAAGTTTTTGAAGGGCATATAGGAAAATTAAGTTTTGAAGGAATATATAGGCAAACAGATTATTTTGCAACAGTAAATAGGTAAGTATCTCTAATTTCTAGGCAACAGAGGAAACTCCTGACCGTGAAGATAACTGCTTGGATATATCACGATTTAAACTTTACCCATTTTGATAATCCAAGCCCAAAAATAAAccttgattaattaaataatccTCCAGTTTACCACTTATACAAGggataaaagtaataataatgtCCTATTAATCGAGGGGTTATCTACACATATTGATTACCAAGGGCACCAAAGTACAAATCTCAATATAGTAAAAGGGGTTCACTGcatttttctataatatttaGGCAAAGAGGCAACATAAGCTGGCGCACAATGGAGATAGACCAATAACAGAATGGTAATCATACCTCACTGGGCCTTTAGGATCTCGTAAAGGAACCTCAATGGTATCCAGGACTTCAAAAAGACATGGACCATTCCACCAATTACAAATGCTTTTATCCACTCGAGTCTTCATATTAATGCCCATCAAACCAGAGATAGGTAGAAATTGGACATCTGTATACGGGTGCCTCAGTGATAGCTTACTTTTAAATGAGTGCATACTCGtaggggaaaaaagaaataaagacaTATCGTCTgagcttaaaaaaaaatgaaatgatgAACTTTCATGATGTTTATTAGTAAGCTACCTTTCTTCACATTGTACCCTGAAGCCTTGAGGAAGGGAGCCATCTTAGTTTCTATCTCATCATACCTGAAAACGGGGAAAAAGTACATAATGATAAACATTGGCAATTTAAAAGTTAAGGGGCTTATACATATAGCGTCGATTgtttatacacatatatatatatatattcttgtaCTTACAAAAATGCCCagggttaaaatttttaatacgAAATGCAAATACATCTTGAGAGATAATCTAGCAAGGCCATACATATTAAAAATCTCAGATTACAGatatatcaaattcaaatcaaagtATGATAATCTCTTTAAACAAACCTTTCTTTACACCATTTCACTGTAGGATCATCCATTTTATTGACAACAACTACCAACTTAGCAACACCCAATGTTTTTGCAAGCAGGACGTGTTCGCGGGTCTGTCCACCTTTCTCATATCCAGTTTCAAACTCACCCTTTCGAGCAGAGATAACCTTAACCAAATAGAAAAGGGATTACTGAATTGGCAGATAAGATACAGTAAAGCTGGACGGCTTATTGTTTACATGCTCACCAGAACACCTATATCAGCTTGAGAAGCTCCACTTATCATATTCGGCACATAACTTTTGTGGCCCTACAAAAACGATGAACCATACACAAGGTTAACTAGTAAGAAATGGCAAGTCTAAAAATCCTTGAACATGTATAGGATTCACAAGATAGATAAAATACTCATTGGTAGGATTCTTATATCCCACCTATTCTAACTAACAATGAAAttaaacaattataaattttcaaggAGTCTACATCAACTTACATTCCCCAATCTTTAATGTAAACATAGTTACAACTAAAAGGGTTTTTCGCATATACTCCCTTTGCAAATTAGCGAAACTAAGCAAACACCCCTACAAAGTTGGTATTTGCACAAATGCCTGAAAGTTTTGTTTATCTGTGTGCATGCTACTTCGAGGAGTTTTGATGCTACAACCGTTCAACCATATATATGGCCCAGCAAGGGAATGATTGCAAATACATACAGTATTCAGTCAAATACCAACTTTTTACACAATTTTGCAAAggtatatatgcaaaaaatcaaaaccaaaatgaAGAACAGGTAGCATGATCTAAAAGTGCATGTTAAAGAGAGGAAAGCTACCGGAGCATCTAGAATTGTGAATCTTGTGCTTTCTGTCTCAAAATGAGCTCTTCCAACCTCAACAGTCTTGCCCTGAAATATATACAATGAATCAATAAGCCGGAAAAAGAGATTGATTGGACGAATCGTGCAAGAAATGGTATAATCTACAACACCGAAAGTGAAGCATGCACTGATCAGATCTTTGTAAGTAGAGATACTTAGATTGCAAGTACAATATAAATCAGCGATAACATAAATATCCATTCCATTCACACAAAGTCGATACATGAAAAAACAGCAAACTCTCGGAACCCGgaaataaaattatatctcAGGTTCTAGAGATAGCAGAACAGCACATACAAATCCACTACCTTCTATATGGCGGACAAAACCATCAAGGCAAATagcactaaaataaaaattactagCAGCGAAACAAACCTTAACGCGTTCCTCTTCATTGGTATCCATGATGTAAGCCATGTACctgcaatatttttatttaagaatgTCCACCAAAATATTAGAATTAGTTTTCCACAAAAGTATGTTTAATTTGCTAATTGGTGAATGAAAGAGGTTGCAGGGCCAGAGAGAAGCAACAGACTTAATTCATAAAATCATGGTCCAGCTTAAAAAAGTGCAACCTTACAACAGATGGGCTTCATTAGCCTCTCATGGGGCTTCCATGAAGAGCCGTAATCACAGTTACCTCGCATATATGCTGTTTATGAAGGAAAAGAGATTGGCAATCCTCAATGTCATAACAGAAAATACATTCTTGCTggaaagaagcaaaaaattGGCATTTCTACCCAACTAGGGAAACAGATGTATCTTCCTTAGTACATAACCAGCTTTCACACGACGTACTAATACGTGACTATACAACCCATAGCGGCtaagaacaaaatatatcaGTCCTCAATCACCCATAAAATGAAAGCAGTGTTTGTCAACAAGGCAACAAATACTAGGTACTTAAGGAAAAAGAATCAACATTCATCAGCATAGTAAAAGGGAACTCAAGTTTATATCATGATATAGATAGAAATCTAACTTCACTAAGCGAAGCTACAAGATTAATTCTTATACCCACATGGCAGAATTGGTTTTAACACAGGTAAAAGCAGAGAGAAAAGTCAAGatgtttaaagaaaaaaaactacaagCTAATACAGCAGTATGTCAATAACAAGCAATCACCATTAGTTCAAATAGAATAACAGCATACCAACTTTCTCGGCTTTTGTCCTTTGCTTCCTTCTCATATTTCTGAATAGTCCTGTCATCAACCTGACCACTTAGGAAAAGTATCTGCCCTCCAGTTGTAGACTTACCAGCATCTGCATACTCAATAAACGAGAAGAACATTTAGGAAAAGAATTTAGATATTTtagtgtatatataaatataaactcaTGAAACCGCTTTTGCAGCAAAAGTTGAAAAAGAACAAGTAAAGGTTTGAAATGAAATCTAATTACATATAGTCAGTTAAATATGGAACATGTACATTTGTCAATTAGACTAAAAAAATTCCCAAAAAGGTAGATAAATGTGGATaattaacagattgatcatgaTTATGCAGAACAAGTATCTAGATAAATTTGGTATGAGAAATCCATCTAGTTCAGAGAAATCTAGATTTGGTGCTAGCAATGGTATAGCAACAATAACAATGATTTTATAGCACATGCTGCTCAATATGACATTAACGATCCATCTCATATCACGGGTAAATCTGGTAATTCTCAAAATTCTCGCAATGATGCTTGTGACAGCCCCCCCCAAATGTAATCATATACTGTTCTCCAGCATATCATACCATACTCTTAAACCCAGAACCGCCAGATCTGAAAAGGTCATATAATCTTCATTGCTTCCAATTTCTATGTTCATTGTTGAATTCGTAAGAACCTTATACTCTAATATATTCAGTCTTCTCTAATGATAAACTATTCACTTTATCATGTGGAAATGCAGACCATATTCTATGCATCATAGGATCAAGAAACTTATGTATTCACTGTTGTTGCAGtcttttatctctaaaatagttTTCTGCCAGAACCAAATATTCCAGTCAAATCTGTCCAAGCACAAACTATTTGCACCAGAACTGAACAAATTATCAAAGGTATTTTGACAGCAGAATTTGAAATGTCAAACTTCTGGCTAATACTGAAACCCAAGTTTGAAGAGAATGCTTTCGCTAAAGATCGAGATCTTTATGTGCTTTCCAAAATAAGAGTGATGTAAAGCAGAAGTTCACTacaagaataaaagaaatacaTAAAAAGCCAGAGAATTTTGACCAAAGACCATAAAAAGGAACAATCAAGGAAATCAACAAAGCAAGAAGGGCAAACAGAATGAGACTATCAGGTAATAAGTTTTACTTACCGACATGACCAATGAAAACAACATTCAAGTGTCGTTTCTTGTCTTCTTCAGTCTCATTATGCTCTTCAGCTTCCGCAGTTGCAGCAACCTCCTTATCTTTCCCTGAAATTGTAGTAGCATTAACATGGAAAAAGGTTCACAGACACATAATAGAACCCTGACCATTTTACAAAACAAGAACTAAGCAGACTAAATAGTTTATAAATTGAtggcaaaaaaataatcaaaacgtCCCAACACGAGCACAAAATAGacaaagatgaaaataaaacaactaACCAAAATTGAATCAGATGATTAAGAGAAAGCGTCTCCATCATTTAATAATTAGACTAAAACAAACTAAAAGTGATATCAATACTTGCTTTTGTAGCAAAACATTTCCAGTAGTCCTGTATGAATGACTACTATGCATGTGCGTTAGGAAACACAAGTACCTTTTGTCTCTAACTGCAAGGACTGAAGACCCGTCTGAATTTCCTTCACATCTGAAAATGTACAAAATATTAGGAAATAAAGAAATCCTGAAAAGGACATCACAACTCAACGCACCAGACGGCATACCAACTAAACTAGTTCTTCATGAGAAAGTCAACACAAGGTACTTTAGATTATACTTTGTAGAACTAACAGCAGAAGAGCACAAAGCAAAAGTTCATCAGGCTAAAATAACAGTGCAAGGCACTCATCCATCCGCCAGCCTTTCTTGTGCCCAAGTAGTTGCAATACTTAACCAGGCCTATCTGTTGACAAATATTCCCATGTTTTTTCCCTCCATCTCTCTTCTGTTATCTTCTCTCCCTCTGCCTCTCTTGCATAGTTCAAATGCAACAGTGCTCAGCCTACTTGGCATGACTGTTCTATTCACAAATTTGGTTGATCCTTTAACATTCAAATCATCATACCTATTTTCTCTACAAAAGGAGGCAACTTGATGTAGAATTGAGCAACAGATTTTGTATTTAGGAGTTCACAACAACAAAACGGTTCAATTAAGTATATTTTCAACTTTCTTAGCTTGTATTTTTCCATACGTTCTTTTAATTTCCAGTCATCGTTTCAATTTCCAATCTTGCAACAACAACTGAGCCTTTATTTCCATCTGTTAGTTGGTTCTCTTATCTTTTGTACCCCCAAAACTAATTCTCTTCCGTTGCCCATTTCTGGAAACAACTTCTTGCATGCGATCTCTCTTTCCAACCAGAAAAGCTTCTATTTTttatgcgaaccaaacacaaaaacaaaaacctaAATCGCATCACACTACAAGAAATGCTTAAATCACGTGATCTCAATCTTAGCAAATCGATAACTTCTTCTAATCCGATTCAATTATAAACAAGCAAAACCAATCAAATCAACTGAGATAGGATATTAACAGAATCTATAAGCCAAATATCGAACAATTAGATCCATATATCGAAAAAATCCACATCGAAGCAACATAATTCAGAACAAAGACAACAAGATCTAAGATAAGGGTTTACAAACACCAAGCAAATACCGACCTTGGGGAGGGGGGTGGGAAGAAGGGGCTAGGGCTTCACCCTCCCCAGCGGCAGCGGAGACGTGGGCCGGGTCGCCGTCCATGGTCTCGTCGGCGTCGCCACTCCACTCGCTGGGCTCGCCGTCGTCGGCGAGGGCGGGGGGGTGAGGCGCGATCTCCACCATCGGTGCTTCCTCCATCGCCGAGAGTGGGAGCTAGGGTTTCGTGCGCCGCCGATTTGGGTGGCCGGAGGAGCGGAGAAGGAGATGGGATCGGGGGCGAATTAGGGTTTTATATGTTGattaggcggcggcggcgctagcgagagagagagagagagagagagagagagagagattagcgTGGTTTAGCCGCCGACCAGATTTTGGGAAATTAGGGCTCGAAGTGGGTCGGGTCTGGTTCGAGTCATTTATTAAGATAAGTGACAACACATTgacttaaaaaacaaaaaatatacatattaaaaaaaaaaaaatcttagctACTATCTAAACTTTGGTCTAATTATAAACCATCACTCAAATTTATCTAAAGCCGATCACTGATCCAATTTGAATACgatgaatttgatttttaagGCTAAAAATAGAATTATCGCATAAACTTTTGGACCGAACAATTAAACGCTCTCTCTTTCGCATTAACTCATATGCAATCGTTCTCACGAACATgtgtttacaaatttttatatgaTGTGAAGTTACAAGCAAAGTCGAGTTTGTGTAACTCATGACCAGCTCAGTGTAATAATTATTGATTacgataataataatcaatTTACTTTAATCAATTACTCTGACATGGTTGTACTATGATCGAAATAAACGACATGACGATAGAACTTACCAAGATAAAAATGCAAATCGATATAAGACATCTACGTATCTAATCCGATAATGACATGACACGATGCCATTATCATCTAAATCCAAATATCGTACACAAATACAATCAGCTTACCTAGATTGCCACTATTAATGTGTTTTTAAGAAATTGTAACATTTCTTAGAATTTTAAAGGCACCGTGGCAAAAGATTCGATGGTTGATATCTGACCGACTGTTTATTGCGCATGATGAAGAATTCGATGGTTTGTATCTGAAGgctcaaatctaaattttaattattttatattttcagttgaGTTTGTTTATAATAGTGATTACATTGGTCCAAAGAACAGAGGGTTTGGACGAGCCATTGGAACTAATGGGCCATTCAACAAAATCCAACGCAATGCTTCTATTAATTTGGGCCCACAATTATCCATTACTGAACCCACGATTTGATAATGGGATACTCtagatccaatagctcattggACTTATCCATTAgcccaaaatactatagtcTAATTATTATGTCCAATTTAGATAGATTTATATAT
This genomic window from Ananas comosus cultivar F153 linkage group 3, ASM154086v1, whole genome shotgun sequence contains:
- the LOC109707203 gene encoding eukaryotic peptide chain release factor GTP-binding subunit ERF3A; translated protein: MEEAPMVEIAPHPPALADDGEPSEWSGDADETMDGDPAHVSAAAGEGEALAPSSHPPPQDVKEIQTGLQSLQLETKGKDKEVAATAEAEEHNETEEDKKRHLNVVFIGHVDAGKSTTGGQILFLSGQVDDRTIQKYEKEAKDKSRESWYMAYIMDTNEEERVKGKTVEVGRAHFETESTRFTILDAPGHKSYVPNMISGASQADIGVLVISARKGEFETGYEKGGQTREHVLLAKTLGVAKLVVVVNKMDDPTVKWCKERYDEIETKMAPFLKASGYNVKKDVQFLPISGLMGINMKTRVDKSICNWWNGPCLFEVLDTIEVPLRDPKGPVRMPIIDKYKDMGTVVMGKIESGTIREGDSLLVMPNKANVKVLAVYCDENKVRRAGPAENVRVKLAGVEEEDILSGFVLSSVTNPVGAVFEFHAQLQILELLDNAIFTAGYKAVLHIHSIVEECEIVELIEEIDMKKKKDADPKKKKPKRKPLFVKNGAVVVCRIQVNNLICIENFSDFPQLGRFTLRTEGKTVAVGKVVALPPAGSSAFAA